The Peribacillus sp. FSL P2-0133 genome has a segment encoding these proteins:
- the dapB gene encoding 4-hydroxy-tetrahydrodipicolinate reductase, whose product MSKVKVIVAGPRGRMGNEAVKLVHRTEGFELAAVIDRKHNGESISAIEGFHGIEAPVFSDINECFSSIKADVLIDLTTPEVGMFHTETALNHGIRPVVGTTGFTKEDLAKLDSLTKEKGIGCIIAPNFAIGAILMMKFSQMAAKYFPDVEIIEMHHDQKLDAPSGTASKTADMIAAVRETKQQGHPNEKETIQGARGANVDGMHIHSVRLPGLVAHQQVLFGSDGELLTVRHDSFNRASFMSGVKLAVDTVMKLDVLVYGLENIIE is encoded by the coding sequence ATGAGTAAAGTGAAAGTGATTGTAGCTGGTCCACGTGGCAGAATGGGAAATGAAGCGGTGAAGCTTGTACATAGGACAGAAGGGTTTGAATTGGCAGCTGTCATAGATCGCAAGCATAACGGGGAAAGCATCTCCGCGATAGAAGGTTTTCACGGTATTGAAGCGCCGGTTTTTTCGGATATAAATGAATGTTTTTCTTCTATAAAGGCGGACGTATTGATCGATTTGACCACACCGGAAGTGGGGATGTTCCATACCGAAACGGCACTTAATCATGGTATCCGCCCTGTAGTGGGAACGACTGGTTTTACTAAGGAAGATTTAGCGAAACTGGATTCATTAACAAAAGAAAAGGGCATTGGTTGCATCATCGCGCCAAACTTTGCAATTGGAGCCATTTTGATGATGAAGTTTTCCCAAATGGCTGCAAAGTATTTCCCTGATGTAGAAATCATAGAAATGCACCATGATCAAAAACTGGATGCACCTTCTGGCACTGCTTCCAAAACGGCAGACATGATTGCAGCGGTACGTGAAACAAAACAACAGGGGCACCCTAATGAAAAAGAAACCATCCAGGGGGCAAGAGGTGCAAATGTAGATGGCATGCATATCCACAGTGTACGGCTACCGGGACTGGTTGCCCATCAACAGGTGCTTTTCGGAAGTGATGGAGAGCTATTGACGGTTCGGCATGATTCCTTTAATCGAGCGTCCTTCATGTCAGGAGTCAAACTTGCTGTCGATACCGTCATGAAATTGGATGTTCTTGTATACGGCCTGGAAAATATTATCGAATAA
- the bshB1 gene encoding bacillithiol biosynthesis deacetylase BshB1 has translation MKNKSNIDILAFGAHADDVEIGMGGTIAKYVQQGRKIVICDLTKAEMSSNGTVPLRQEEAHKAAEVLGVTRISLDLPDRGLYMKAEYINQIITVIRQYKPALVFAPFLEDRHPDHGNCAKLVEEAVFSAGVRKYMEEEGLDSHRVQNMYYYMINGFHKPDFVVDITSTISKKLDSLRAYGSQFEKSQISVETPLVNGYIETVESRERMFGKEVGVAYAEGFMTKKPLLIDADLLGEK, from the coding sequence ATGAAAAACAAAAGTAACATAGATATCCTGGCTTTTGGCGCACATGCGGATGATGTTGAAATCGGTATGGGCGGCACAATCGCTAAATATGTGCAACAAGGCAGGAAAATTGTCATTTGTGATTTGACAAAAGCTGAAATGTCATCCAATGGAACCGTTCCATTGCGGCAAGAGGAAGCGCATAAGGCTGCTGAAGTCCTTGGGGTGACGAGGATTTCCCTTGATTTACCCGACCGGGGACTATACATGAAAGCGGAATACATAAATCAAATCATTACGGTCATTCGGCAATATAAACCTGCCCTTGTATTTGCCCCATTTTTGGAAGATCGCCATCCGGATCATGGTAACTGTGCCAAATTAGTGGAGGAAGCAGTTTTTTCGGCAGGAGTAAGAAAGTATATGGAAGAAGAAGGCCTGGATTCTCATCGTGTCCAAAATATGTACTATTATATGATCAATGGGTTTCACAAACCGGACTTCGTCGTGGACATCACTTCTACAATATCGAAAAAGCTGGATAGCCTTAGGGCATATGGCAGCCAATTCGAAAAAAGTCAAATATCTGTAGAAACACCGCTAGTTAATGGATATATCGAGACTGTAGAGTCACGGGAGCGGATGTTCGGTAAAGAAGTGGGTGTCGCCTATGCGGAGGGATTCATGACAAAAAAACCGTTACTGATCGATGCCGACTTGTTAGGAGAAAAATAA
- a CDS encoding biotin--[acetyl-CoA-carboxylase] ligase, whose translation MQSELRTKLMEALSKADGAFISGQEIAEYIGCSRTAVWKHIEDLRSEGYNVEAVRKKGYRIISAPEKVSESEIQLGLETKTIGKMIHYQETVESTQKIAHQLANEGVQEGTLVVAEEQLSGKGRLMRSWHSPKFSGIWMSLILRPKIPIHEAPQLTLLAAVAVAQAIEDTTDLKPQIKWPNDILVNRKKVVGILTEMQAESDRIHSVIVGIGMNINQQLEDFPEELQEKASSLLIESGGTVSRSKVIQRALFRLENLYELYLDQGFMPIKDLWESYAISLGQVIKASTVNDTIVGKALGITDSGVLLLEDGKGTVHSIYSADIEIQ comes from the coding sequence ATGCAATCTGAGTTAAGAACAAAGCTGATGGAAGCCCTCTCGAAAGCGGATGGTGCGTTCATATCTGGTCAGGAAATTGCTGAATACATTGGCTGTTCGCGCACAGCTGTCTGGAAGCATATAGAAGACCTGCGCAGTGAAGGATATAACGTGGAAGCCGTTAGGAAAAAAGGCTACCGGATCATATCAGCTCCGGAAAAAGTGTCAGAGAGCGAAATACAACTTGGCTTGGAAACAAAAACGATCGGCAAGATGATCCACTATCAGGAAACTGTAGAATCCACTCAAAAAATTGCGCATCAACTAGCAAATGAAGGCGTTCAGGAGGGAACCCTCGTCGTTGCCGAGGAGCAGTTATCCGGAAAAGGAAGGCTAATGAGATCTTGGCATTCCCCGAAATTCAGCGGCATATGGATGAGTCTGATCCTAAGACCGAAAATCCCGATTCATGAGGCTCCGCAACTTACATTATTGGCAGCAGTCGCTGTGGCTCAGGCTATAGAGGATACCACTGATTTGAAGCCACAAATAAAGTGGCCGAATGATATTTTGGTGAATCGCAAGAAAGTGGTGGGCATCCTGACGGAGATGCAGGCGGAGTCAGATAGAATCCATTCTGTCATTGTCGGAATTGGAATGAATATCAATCAGCAATTGGAGGATTTTCCTGAAGAACTGCAGGAAAAGGCTTCTTCCCTTCTCATAGAAAGTGGAGGAACGGTTTCAAGATCCAAGGTCATTCAACGAGCATTGTTCCGTCTCGAAAATTTGTACGAACTCTATTTAGATCAAGGCTTCATGCCAATAAAGGATTTATGGGAAAGTTATGCGATCAGTCTTGGCCAGGTTATCAAAGCCAGTACCGTTAATGACACGATTGTCGGTAAAGCATTGGGGATAACGGATTCAGGCGTTTTACTTCTTGAAGACGGAAAAGGAACCGTACACTCGATATATTCCGCAGATATTGAAATTCAGTAG
- a CDS encoding nucleotide pyrophosphohydrolase, producing MEKHKTIQQMQAEVDQYIGQFKEGYFSPLAMLARLSEELGELAREVNHYHGEKPKKATEEENSIEAELGDMLFVLICFANSLGIDLQNSHDLVMEKFTTRDKDRWTRKEEKMEEEGKDE from the coding sequence ATGGAAAAGCATAAGACGATCCAACAAATGCAAGCGGAAGTCGACCAATACATAGGACAATTTAAAGAAGGATATTTCAGCCCTCTGGCCATGCTCGCCCGTTTGTCTGAAGAACTTGGTGAATTGGCTAGGGAAGTCAATCATTACCATGGTGAAAAACCAAAGAAGGCAACAGAGGAAGAGAATTCGATTGAAGCGGAATTAGGGGACATGCTTTTTGTGTTGATTTGTTTTGCCAATTCTTTAGGGATTGACCTTCAAAACTCGCATGATTTGGTGATGGAAAAGTTTACAACCCGTGATAAAGATAGATGGACAAGAAAAGAAGAGAAAATGGAGGAGGAAGGTAAAGATGAGTAA
- the panB gene encoding 3-methyl-2-oxobutanoate hydroxymethyltransferase, with protein MKLSGDFLKMKQNQEKIVMLTAYDYPSAKLAEQSGVDMILVGDSLGMVVLGYESTIPVTVNDMIHHTKAVKRGAPNTFVVTDMPFMSYHLSMDETLKNAARIMQEGHADAVKLEGADDVVEKISALTKAGIPVVAHLGLTPQSVGVLGGYKVQGKDAESAAQLLEDAKKCEAAGAMAVVFECVPHQVGELVTRNLEIPTIGIGAGAETDGQVLVYHDVIKYGVDRLAKFVKVYGDANELIGQSITSFVNEVKSKDFPSEEHTFTMKEEQLSELYGGKR; from the coding sequence ATGAAATTGTCCGGAGATTTTTTGAAAATGAAACAAAATCAAGAGAAAATTGTCATGCTGACGGCTTATGATTACCCGTCAGCAAAGTTAGCCGAACAATCAGGTGTGGACATGATTTTAGTCGGCGATTCTTTAGGAATGGTCGTATTGGGATATGAATCAACGATTCCAGTTACGGTGAATGACATGATCCATCATACAAAGGCAGTAAAACGCGGGGCACCAAATACATTTGTCGTGACGGACATGCCCTTTATGAGCTATCACCTATCTATGGATGAAACACTCAAGAATGCAGCCCGAATCATGCAGGAAGGTCATGCGGATGCCGTGAAGCTTGAGGGCGCGGATGATGTTGTTGAAAAAATATCAGCGTTGACGAAGGCGGGCATCCCTGTTGTAGCCCATCTTGGCTTGACTCCTCAATCAGTCGGCGTTCTGGGCGGATATAAAGTGCAAGGAAAAGATGCCGAAAGTGCAGCACAGCTCTTGGAAGATGCGAAAAAGTGTGAAGCGGCAGGGGCGATGGCAGTAGTATTTGAATGTGTTCCACATCAAGTGGGGGAACTCGTCACACGGAACCTGGAAATTCCAACCATTGGAATTGGGGCAGGCGCAGAAACAGATGGCCAAGTCCTCGTTTACCATGATGTCATCAAGTATGGGGTAGACCGGCTAGCGAAATTCGTAAAAGTTTATGGAGATGCAAATGAACTGATTGGTCAATCGATTACAAGCTTTGTGAATGAAGTGAAATCTAAAGATTTTCCGTCGGAAGAACATACTTTTACAATGAAGGAAGAGCAGCTTTCTGAACTTTATGGAGGAAAAAGATGA
- the bshA gene encoding N-acetyl-alpha-D-glucosaminyl L-malate synthase BshA, with amino-acid sequence MKLKIGITCYPTVGGSGVVATELGKMLAEKGHEIHFISSSLPFRLNKMYCNIFYHQVEVNSYSVFQYPPYDLALASKIADVVKREKLDILHVHYAIPHAVCAILAKQMSGNEVKIVTTLHGTDITVLGHDPSLTNLIKFGIEQSDVVTGVSNSLVQQTHELIAPEKEIKTVYNFIDERDYHKSNSDYLKDEYGISEDEKVIIHVSNFRSVKRVKDVIQAFYLTQKKMPAKLLLVGDGPEVTTVLKLAKDLGIDDSVLFLGKQDNLAELYSISDLIFLLSEKESFGLVLLEAMACGVPCIGTNIGGIPEVIVDGETGYICELGDVNMVAEKAVGLLSDPILHKRFSEAALERANTNFHSDTIMTEYETIYIQALEGKSME; translated from the coding sequence ATGAAATTAAAAATTGGAATTACCTGTTACCCTACAGTTGGGGGTTCTGGTGTCGTAGCAACTGAATTAGGTAAGATGCTTGCAGAAAAAGGACATGAAATACATTTCATTTCTTCAAGCCTCCCTTTTCGCTTGAATAAGATGTACTGTAATATTTTTTATCACCAGGTTGAAGTGAACTCGTATTCAGTTTTTCAATATCCACCATATGACCTGGCTCTTGCTAGCAAGATAGCGGATGTCGTAAAACGGGAGAAATTAGATATCCTTCACGTTCATTATGCAATTCCACATGCTGTTTGTGCGATCCTTGCAAAGCAGATGTCAGGTAATGAAGTAAAGATCGTAACCACACTGCATGGTACGGACATAACCGTATTAGGCCATGATCCCTCATTGACCAATTTAATAAAATTCGGGATAGAGCAATCAGATGTCGTTACAGGAGTATCTAATTCCCTTGTTCAGCAAACGCACGAATTAATCGCGCCGGAAAAGGAAATCAAAACCGTCTATAATTTTATTGATGAGAGAGATTACCATAAATCTAATTCCGATTACCTTAAGGATGAATACGGAATCAGTGAAGATGAAAAAGTGATCATCCATGTTTCGAATTTCCGTTCGGTCAAGCGAGTGAAAGACGTTATCCAGGCGTTTTATTTAACTCAAAAGAAAATGCCTGCAAAGCTTCTACTTGTAGGAGACGGGCCAGAAGTGACAACTGTATTGAAATTGGCTAAAGATCTTGGAATCGATGATTCGGTCTTGTTTCTTGGTAAGCAGGATAACCTTGCCGAATTATATTCAATCAGTGATTTGATATTCCTGTTATCGGAAAAAGAGAGTTTCGGACTTGTGTTGCTTGAGGCGATGGCATGTGGAGTTCCTTGTATTGGGACGAATATCGGAGGGATTCCTGAAGTCATCGTTGATGGGGAGACTGGTTATATTTGTGAATTGGGAGATGTCAATATGGTTGCTGAAAAAGCGGTTGGACTTTTAAGCGACCCGATTTTACATAAACGCTTTTCTGAAGCTGCTCTGGAAAGGGCCAATACTAATTTTCACTCCGATACGATCATGACAGAGTATGAAACCATCTACATTCAAGCACTTGAAGGTAAATCCATGGAATAG
- a CDS encoding zinc metallopeptidase produces MYFIYLAIIILIPIYAQMKVKSTYKKYSKVSASSGMNGAETARAILDQNGLFNVRVEETPGMLSDHYDPRDKTVRLSSNNYHGHSVAGVAVAAHEVGHAIQDKEAYAFLRFRHALVPVANFGSNISWILILIGMLASIPGLLLAGIVFMAAAVLFQVITLPVEFNASSRAMDQLVSVGVIRNDEERETKKVLNAAAMTYVAAALVAVLELVRLLLMYTGMREED; encoded by the coding sequence ATGTATTTCATTTATTTGGCGATTATCATTTTAATCCCGATTTATGCACAAATGAAAGTGAAAAGCACGTATAAAAAATATTCAAAGGTATCGGCCTCTTCTGGTATGAATGGTGCTGAGACTGCGCGGGCCATCTTGGATCAAAATGGACTGTTCAATGTCAGGGTCGAAGAGACACCTGGAATGCTTTCAGACCATTATGACCCAAGGGATAAAACGGTGCGTTTATCATCTAATAACTATCACGGCCATTCAGTTGCCGGTGTAGCGGTTGCAGCCCATGAAGTTGGACATGCGATTCAAGATAAAGAAGCATATGCATTCTTGCGTTTCCGCCATGCATTAGTACCGGTAGCTAATTTTGGCTCTAACATATCTTGGATTTTGATTTTAATCGGGATGTTAGCTTCAATTCCTGGGTTGCTATTGGCGGGTATCGTATTTATGGCAGCCGCTGTATTGTTCCAAGTGATAACCCTGCCTGTTGAATTCAATGCTTCTTCTCGGGCGATGGATCAACTCGTTTCCGTTGGGGTCATCCGGAATGATGAAGAACGGGAAACGAAAAAAGTATTAAATGCCGCTGCGATGACTTATGTTGCTGCTGCTCTTGTAGCCGTTCTGGAATTAGTTCGTCTTCTGCTTATGTATACAGGAATGAGGGAAGAGGATTAA
- a CDS encoding YitT family protein, translated as MLLGLKLKNIIFILFGAGIFAFGLVHFNMQNNLAEGGFTGLTLIIYQLIGINPSYSNLILNIPLFLIGWKYLGRTSFFYTIIGTVGLSVWLWIFERYEIEIDLGNDLMLVALFAGVSVGIGLGIIFRYGGTTGGVDIIARFAHRYLGMGMGRTMFIFDAVVIGLSILTYLDYRQAMYTLVAVFIGARVIDFMQEGAYAARGAMIISDKNKQIAEKIMNDMERGVTVLRGYGSFTRNDREVLYCVVGKNELVRLKTAITSVDPHAFVSVSEVHDVLGEGFTLDENKNPIER; from the coding sequence ATGCTTTTGGGCTTAAAATTGAAAAATATTATATTCATCCTTTTTGGGGCTGGAATATTCGCCTTTGGCCTCGTGCATTTTAACATGCAGAACAACTTGGCCGAAGGCGGATTCACCGGTCTCACCTTGATTATATATCAACTTATCGGGATAAATCCTTCTTATTCTAATTTGATTTTGAATATTCCCTTATTTTTAATTGGGTGGAAATATTTAGGGCGCACATCTTTCTTTTATACGATTATCGGCACGGTCGGCCTCTCCGTTTGGCTTTGGATATTCGAGAGATACGAAATTGAAATCGATCTCGGAAACGATTTGATGCTGGTGGCATTGTTTGCCGGGGTTTCTGTTGGTATCGGGCTGGGCATCATCTTTCGCTACGGCGGGACAACAGGCGGAGTGGATATCATCGCCCGTTTTGCCCATCGTTACTTGGGGATGGGCATGGGACGGACCATGTTCATCTTTGATGCCGTCGTCATTGGCCTGTCCATCCTAACCTACCTTGATTACCGGCAAGCGATGTATACCCTCGTTGCCGTATTTATAGGTGCCAGAGTAATCGACTTTATGCAAGAAGGGGCCTATGCTGCTAGAGGTGCAATGATCATTAGTGATAAAAACAAGCAAATTGCTGAAAAAATCATGAATGATATGGAGCGGGGCGTAACCGTATTAAGGGGATATGGGTCCTTTACACGCAATGACCGGGAAGTACTCTACTGTGTTGTTGGTAAAAATGAACTAGTCCGCTTAAAGACTGCCATAACATCGGTGGACCCTCATGCATTTGTATCTGTAAGTGAAGTGCATGATGTATTGGGTGAGGGCTTTACCCTTGATGAAAACAAGAATCCCATTGAAAGGTAA
- a CDS encoding CCA tRNA nucleotidyltransferase: MDRLFLKSVPILEVIEEAGYEAYFVGGSVRDYILGRPINDVDIATSATPQEIKRIFPNTADIGIDHGTVLVITDTGTYEITTFRTESGYSDFRRPDSVQFVRSLTEDLQRRDFTMNAMAMDKTGKIIDPFNGKRDLAEKRIITVGNPHERFHEDALRMMRALRFVSQLDFDLDQETFDSLKENAQIISEIAVERILVEFEKLVAGSNKIRAFSLLLESGLYQYLPLFSSKKDHLMDLLNLPLHQLKAAEIWSIIMVHTKDQELEKALRSWKLPLKTIRNIQRTIQLVKKEPSAIDVFQAGHGVTVQAAKVKAALTGGNVSDAEENAHRRYNELIIKEMSDLAVSGTDLLNWKQEKPGPWVKEYLEKILKAVLNEELRNDKEEIKRWLVKCNLS; the protein is encoded by the coding sequence ATGGATCGGTTATTCTTAAAATCAGTACCCATTCTTGAAGTGATTGAAGAAGCTGGATACGAGGCTTATTTCGTTGGCGGCTCTGTAAGGGATTATATCCTTGGCAGGCCCATAAACGATGTGGACATCGCCACTTCCGCAACACCCCAGGAAATCAAAAGGATTTTTCCTAATACGGCTGATATTGGAATCGACCACGGAACAGTGCTTGTCATTACGGATACGGGTACATACGAAATTACGACGTTTAGAACGGAAAGCGGGTATTCGGACTTTCGCAGACCCGATTCTGTACAATTTGTCCGTTCTTTGACTGAGGATTTGCAAAGAAGAGATTTTACGATGAATGCAATGGCAATGGACAAGACCGGAAAGATCATCGATCCATTTAATGGTAAGCGTGATTTGGCAGAAAAAAGGATTATCACGGTTGGCAACCCGCATGAAAGGTTTCATGAGGATGCATTGAGAATGATGCGTGCTTTAAGGTTCGTCAGTCAACTTGATTTTGACCTGGATCAAGAAACCTTTGATTCCCTTAAAGAGAACGCCCAGATCATCAGTGAAATCGCTGTCGAAAGAATCCTGGTTGAATTTGAGAAGCTAGTGGCCGGCTCCAATAAGATAAGGGCTTTCTCACTCTTGCTGGAAAGCGGATTATATCAATACCTGCCTCTATTCTCCAGTAAAAAAGATCATTTAATGGACTTACTGAACCTGCCTCTTCATCAGCTAAAAGCGGCAGAAATATGGTCTATAATCATGGTTCACACAAAGGATCAGGAACTGGAAAAGGCTTTGAGGTCATGGAAGCTGCCATTGAAAACGATAAGAAACATTCAACGTACGATACAGCTAGTGAAGAAAGAACCATCAGCCATCGATGTATTTCAGGCAGGTCATGGCGTAACTGTACAAGCTGCTAAAGTCAAGGCGGCCCTGACTGGCGGTAATGTATCGGATGCGGAGGAGAATGCACATCGGCGCTACAATGAACTTATTATTAAAGAAATGTCGGATCTTGCCGTTTCGGGGACGGATTTATTGAATTGGAAACAAGAAAAGCCAGGTCCATGGGTCAAAGAATACTTGGAAAAAATATTGAAAGCGGTCTTGAATGAAGAATTAAGAAATGATAAAGAAGAAATTAAGAGGTGGCTGGTGAAATGCAATCTGAGTTAA
- a CDS encoding methylglyoxal synthase → MKIALIAHDKKKEDIIQFVTAYKAVFEQHELFATGTTGKRIMEEVSLPVHRFHSGPLGGDQEIGAMIARGEMDMILFFRDPLTSQPHEPDVSALIRLSDVYEIPLATNMGTAEVLIQGLKHGYMDWLKLRQKQGEINEKQK, encoded by the coding sequence ATGAAAATTGCCTTAATTGCCCATGATAAGAAAAAAGAAGATATCATTCAATTTGTAACAGCCTATAAAGCTGTATTTGAGCAGCATGAATTATTTGCAACAGGTACGACCGGGAAAAGAATCATGGAAGAAGTATCACTGCCTGTCCATCGTTTTCATTCAGGACCTCTTGGCGGGGATCAGGAAATAGGTGCAATGATTGCACGCGGAGAAATGGACATGATCCTATTTTTCCGCGATCCTTTGACATCACAGCCGCATGAACCTGATGTATCGGCGCTTATACGACTATCAGATGTATATGAAATTCCCTTGGCGACAAATATGGGCACAGCAGAAGTGCTTATACAAGGATTGAAACATGGGTATATGGACTGGCTAAAACTACGGCAAAAACAAGGTGAGATAAATGAAAAACAAAAGTAA